CCTTGCGAGGGCGATGGAGAGCGAGCTTGCGCCGATCCTGATCCTCGCTACCAACCGCGGAAGGACGAAGATAAGGGGCACCGACCTCGAAGCCCCGCACGGAATACCCATCGACATGCTCGACAGGCTGCTCATAATCAACACCGAGCCCTACAGGAAGGAGGAGATAAGGGAGATAGTCAAGATACGCGCAAAGGAGGAGAAGATCGACGTCAGCGAGGAGGCGATAGAGTACCTCGCGGAGCTCGGAGAGAAGACCAGCCTGCGCTACGCGGTGCAGCTCCTTGCTCCGGCCAGTGTTCTGGCAAAGGGTGGCAGGGTGGAGAAGGAGCACATCGAGAGGGCGAAGGAGTACTTCGCGGACCTCAGGAGGAGCATGGAGTTCGTGGAGAAGCTTGAGGGGATGCTGAAGTGATGCCCTTCTATCTTCCCCCCATTATCCTCATCAGCTTTCTGCTCAGCTTGAGGTGGAATTCGAACTCGTGGTAGACCCGGTTCTCCGTCGGGAAGACCAGCTTCAGCTCGTTCAGACCACCCTTGCCTCCGAACTCGCCGAACACGATTATTCCATTCACCTCTATGACGCCGAAGACCGCCGCGAGGTTGAAGAGCAGTGTTCTGAGCTGGTACGCCGTTACATCATGCCTTCCCAGTTCCCTGCGCGGGTACCTGAAGAGGAAGTACTCAAGCCCCTCCATCTCGGCCACGTCGGTTATCGCTATGTCCGCCGTTAGGAAGACCAGCAGGGTCGGCGTCATGTTGTCGTAGTGCTTGAGGGACTTCACTATTATTTCGTCGTTGTTGTGGGCCGGCTCCTTAACGTTCTCCGCTATGATTATCCTGTCCTTCAACCTCTCGAACTCCTTGAGGGCTATGTACGCGGCTTTTCTGCTCTTCTTTGTCCTCCTGTTGCTGAACTCTCTGACAAGGGTTCCGTTCCTCACCTCGCGCCTTATCTCCTCCAGCTCCCGGTGGCGGTACTTGTAGTTCATCGCGTTCTCAATCTCTTTCTTCACGCCCTCCGCCACGACTATCTGGTACCTGTCCAGGGGCCTGAAGCCCGAGATGAAGCGGTGGTAGAAGAGGTTCGTGTCGGGGGCGAAGGCCACTCCCTTCTTCAGCCTCTCGTAGAGCTCAAGGTTCTGGAGGAACTCGTCCACGTTGTCGTAGAGGATTATTCCCGAGGATATGAAGGTCTCGTAGAAGTCCGTGTAGGTGGGCAGTTCATGGGAGAGATACTCAGGAACCCTCTCGTTGAATTCCCTTCTGTCAACGGTAACTTCGACGCGGTAGCCTGTTTCTATAGGCTTTGCCCTCAGCAGATTGATGCCGTACAGCGGATAGCTTACTCTGACCTCGCCCAGGACGTTGAGCAGTATCTGGAGCTCCGGCTTCTCTATGACCTCAGTGAGGCTGTGCATTTTCATCACCCAAGAAGTTCTTGAGACGCTGCATGTGTTTGGGAATCATCATGTACGGTCTATCTGGGAAGTCCATATCGAGGAGGGCCAGGTATATTATCCTGTCCACGGGGAACTCCCTGAGCTGAACCACTGCAGCGGTGGCCAGAGCCTTTCGTCCGGACGTTATGTCCAGGCCGATTGTGTATCCATCCCTTTCAAGGCTTTTGAAAAGCTCCTTGAACTTTCTATCGGCCTCAAGGAAGCTGTTATCGGGAATGATCACCGTTTCAATTTTTGGAACAAAGTTGTACGCCTGGGAGATGGCCCTCAACGCATCAATGACCTTTGGAAGCTTCTCCCGGTAGATCTCCTCCGTGAATATAAACACCTTCTCCGGTTTTTTTCCCTTCGAAACCACCGCATAATACGTATTCACAAGGGCCCACCCCGATCGGCCCAGCAAGGTCACGTACGCTATCTTCCTTGAAGATACCATCACAAATTCCTCCGGCATTACAGTATTTTGTGGCCACCACTTTCTTCACTCAACTAGCACCATCCCGTACAAAACGCTTTCGGAGAAATCCATTCGGACAATCCTTCCCATCTCGATGCCGATGGCGCATAAGCTCGGTCTGACTTTCGTTGGCATCCTGCAGGGCTCTCCCCTCTCAAACGGACAGTCGTCACATAGGTTGCAGTTTCCTGGGAACAGCGCGGTGGCATACATTTTTCCCTCCCGGAAAAGCTCCTCCTCCCGCTTTAACAGGTACAGTAGGGCTTCCCTCTTGTCCTGCTCGAAGCGGTCCATGTTTACCTCGAACTTTATTATTAAGGCCTTCTTGAAGTGCCGCACCCACTCTTTAGCCTCCCTCCAGCCCGGAACGTGTGGTGGGCAGCCCGGCCTCTTCCCGTACATTGGACAGGAGCGGCACTTCCAGACCGGCCTAGGTGAGACGACTATCTCATCCGCTGGAATTTCCTTCTCCCAGAGCACTCTCATAGAAGCACCTCAAAATGCTAAATGAGTGGAGTTAAAAAAAGGTTTAGTAATCTCTTTTCAGAGGAAGCGTCACTCCTTCTATCTCCGGAGTTATAGACTTCATGACCGATAGCAAATACTGGCTTTTTTCTTTGGTCATTTTTATGACAGTAGTTGCAACTTCCTCAAGCAGAGGTAAAATGCGAGGATTGTTAATCTCCAGAAGGTCTTTGTTGATGAAGTAAAATGCGATTCTGCGTTCGTCTCCGGTATAACTCAGGATTGCGTTTATAAGATTCATACCAGCTTTTATGTCTGATATTACAAAAAGCTTCTCAGACCCTAAAACTATGTCTACTACCACTCCCCTCTCCAGAAGAGGTTCGTAGACACGCTCGTACTCTACTTTTCTAATGGCATACTGTTTGAGCTCTAACCGTGCCACAACCTTACCAACATCTAAAAGACCTGCCTCTTTAATAACTTCGACATCGTCGATATCTCTAACGTCGATTCCTGCCAGTTTTAGATGAGCTCTATAGAGATACAAGGTGTCTAAAACATCATCAATGACTATCCGATGTCCTCGCTCTTTAGCCCATTTCACTATGTAGTGAAAGCATGCTACTGGTGATGTCAGAGAGTCGTATTCGATTATCACAGTCTCTCCGGGTTTAAGAGCATCCAGGATGTCCGAACCGTTTTCATTTTTCACGCCCCCGGAGAGTCGGATAGGTGTTAACATTCTCCATTAACTCTAAGGACGTATTAAAGGATTATATAATTTTTGATGGGGTAGGATTGTGAAAAATGACAGGGAAATGCCCTGGCAACACCTGTCTAGTCCATCAGCCTGCCGCCGTTGACGTCTATGAGCTCGCCCGTTATGTGGTCGTTTTCAAGGAGGAATATCACGGCGTGGGCTATCTCTTCCGGTCTGGCTATCTCCCCGGTCAGCGAGAGCGAGCGGAGCCTCTCCTTTATCTCGGGGCTTATCAGCTCTGTGTCAACCGGGCCGGGAGCGACAGCGTTGACGAGTATATCGGGAGCCAGATGTCTCGCGAGGTTGAACGTGAGGGCTATCAGCCCGCCCTTCGATGCGGCGTAGTGGGGACCAACCGTCCCGCCGTCCTTGCCGGCTATCGAGGCTATATTCACTATCTTGCCCCTCTTCATGTATCTGAGAACCTCCTGGGTGACTATGAAGGCCCCCTTGAGGTTGACGCCGAGAACCGCGTCCCAGTCATCATCGGTGACCTCCATAGGCTTCAGGGCCCTTCCGAGGATTCCCGCGTTGTTCACGAGGATGTCTATCCTTTCGAAGTGATTGATGATCTCCTCGACCATCTTTCTGACCTCCTCGCGATTGCTCACGTCGGCCTTTACGGCAATCGCGTCAACTCCATAGGAACGGCAGAGTTCGGCGGTCTCTTCGGCCTTTTCCCTGCTGTGGGCATAGTTCACGGCGACGTTCGCTCCCTTCTCCGCGAGGGCTATCGCTATCGCTCTTCCTATCCCCCTTCCTCCGCCGGTAACGAGGGCAACCTTCCCTTTCAGCTCCACGTGCATCACCAGCCCCCTCTTTGACTTTGAACTTAATAAAATCTAAGGCCGAAATATTTTTACGTTTGAAAACTTAATTGTTCATATGAAGGAATTCGTGGTAGCGCTGGTTTTGATTTTTGGGACGCTGGCCGCTGGATGCACGTCCCAAGAAAAGCCCGAAGGAGGGGTTGGTATGGATTTGGAGATCGGTTCGATATTCCACAACGGAGAGTACATACCCGTTGAGTTCACGTGCGATGGTGAGAACGTCAATCCTCCCATCTTCATCGGCCACATAGACCCCAAGGCCAAAAGCCTAGTCATCATCATGGACGACCCCGACGCCCCCGGTGGAACGTTCACCCACTGGATAGCCTGGAACATCCCACCGCTCGGGGAGATTCCCAAAGGTGTGCCCCCTCAGCCTGAGGTTGATGCCCCGGTGCACGTTGTTCAGGGACGCAACGACTTCGGAAGGATAGGCTACGGTGGTCCGTGTCCGCCGAGGGGCCACGGCGTCCACCACTACCACTTCAAGGTCTATGCGCTCGATACGACTCTCAATATCAAACCCGGCTCAAGCAGGGAAGAACTGGAAAGGGCCATGGCAGGCCACGTTATCCAGTGGGGAGAGCTCGTCGGCCTCTACGAGAGGAAATAAACCTACCTTTTCTTTTCCATCAGTTTTACTGTCAGGTTTATGGCACTCTGAAATGCCGCAAGGAAGTTCAGGGCGAAGAATATCCAGTCCCCTATCAGGTAGGAGTATATGGTGAGCAGCGTCGAGGCCGTCACGTATATCAGTATGAACTGCATGTTAAGCGGGCATTTTCTGGTCTTTATGGTCTCCCACGTCTGAGGAACCCACGAACTCACCAGCAACAGCATTCCTATCAGTCCTATTATCGCTCCGCCATCCATTTTTCTCACCCCCAACGGGGAAGAGAGGAGCGTAAAAAAGCCTTGTGGATGGATTGGTGTTAAAATTCCCCAAAAATCTTGGAAAAATAGACAGAATTAAGCTAAAGCTGGCTTGCGAGCCTTGACATTGCCCACGTTTTGACGTCCTCATCCATAATTCCATTGATGAGCTCCATGGCCTCCGAAATCTTTCCTGCTTTTGCGAGCGTGAGAGCGACCTCCGCCTCGACCTTTGACCTGTTGGAAATGTCGGTGATGTATCTTGATACGTGAAGGGCATCGTCTGGTTTGCCCAGATTCAAAAACTCAAAGGCCAGGCTCATTAGGGCCTTTGTGCTTTCCTCGTGGTTCTCTATATCGAGCGCCGCCTGGATAGCCCGGTCAAGGGCCTCCTTGTAGGGCGAACCCTTCCGTGCGACTTCAACCGCTATGTGGGAGAATGCCTTTGATCTGATCACTTTGTCGGGTATGCCATCGGCCATTTCTATGGCCTCTTTCACTTTTCCCGAATTAACGAGCTTAAGAACAGCCTCATAGAGCGCCCGAGAGCGATACCACTCCTGCATGATTATCCCCAAAACTTTTGCAACTCCCAGGATTTAAGCTTTCCGCGGCCAAAGTTTATAACTTCCCACGAGAATAAGACTCAGGTGAGAAAATGAGGAAACTGGTGTTGTTTTTCATAGGTCTGCTGGTGTTTTCAACGGTCTCCTATGCCCTCGCCGAAACCCAGATCGACCCAAGCAAGCTCCATTTCTACATGTACGGCCTAGAGACGTGTCCCCACTGTCAGAAAATGAAGGAAGAGATACCCAAGTTCTACGGTGAGAACAGCCTAACGTACTATGAGCTGATCAACAACGAGGAGAACAACAAGCTCTTTTCGGCCCAGTACAAATACACCGGAATAGCCGGAGTGCCCGCCATAGGCATAGCGTACGATGGAAAGCTCGTGGCGATAGTCGAGGGAGAATACAACGTCTCCGCCACCCCGAAGATTGTGCAGGCTGCCCTTGACAACGGGGGTTTAATACTCTTCACAGGGGGACAGGCGTACATAATCAAGAACGAAACAATAATACAGGAGCTTCAGGCGATATACGTTGAGCACAGAATGCCCGAGGAGAGCCAGACCACAACGACCACCGAATCAGAAACGCCTTCCAGCACCACCACGGACTCCGGCAATGGGATCTGCGGTCCTGGAATAGTGGCCGTTCTCGCGGTTATTCCGCTGGTTCTGTGGAAGAAAAGGCGGTGACCTTTCGTTCCCAACTTTTTGTTTTCGAAACCCACAAAAAGAGTGGCGATAACTGACCATCATGAGGAGTGAGATAAAAGGACTGGCGATAATTCTTCTGGTGTCCTTCGGAGTGAGCTCCCTTGCGCTGTGGGCGCTGGGTATGGTAGACTTTATACCCAAGTTCTTCGCCCTGGCAATGAGCGACTCGATAAACCCGTGCACCTTCGTCATATACACCATGCTCCTCATAGCACTCTCCGTCAGGGAGATATCAAAGAGGAGGCTGTATTTCATAGGGGCCGCATTCATAGCCGCGGTTTACATATCCTATTACCTCCTCGGAGTCGGCCTGCTGTACTTCGCCGGTTACCTGCCCCTCTGGGTTGCCGGAGCTGCGGCGATAGTCTTCGGTGCCTACACCATAGCCACGGGGCTGATGGAGAAGTCCCGCGTGGGCGACAAAAGCAAGATACGGAGGAGGATATTCAGCAGCGACGCAACCGCCGTTGGGGCCTTCACGCTCGGGGTTATAGTCTCGACGACCCTTCTCCCGTGCTCCGCCGGTAGCTACCTCGTCTATGCGATAATAATCTCCAAGGGCGGCCAGGCCCTCGCGTTCCTCCTTCTGGCGCTCTACAACATAGTTTTCGTGCTCCCCTTGGTCGTTATACTGCTGGCGATGGGCAGCGTCACCGAGAGCAAGCGCTTCTCCCAGGCGATGGTGAGGCACAGCAGGGAGCTTTCGGTGGTAGCGGGAATGCTGCTGATAGCCATAGGAATCTGGGTTCTCACTGGGGCTTCACTCTAAACCGAGCTTTTCCCTCACCCTTCTCTCAAACTCTGCAAAGTTCGGAACCCCTATGAACTCCACCCTGTTGTCTATGAGCACCGTGGGCGTCCCCATTATGTTGTGCTCCATGGCCTTTCTCTGCCCTTCAGGGGTTGCCACGCTGAGTTCCCTCGCAACGACCCCCTCGTACTTTCTCTCAAGCTCCTGGGCCATTGCCCAGGCTATCGGGCAGTAGGGACAGCCGGGTGACGTTATGACCTCGATGACCACCTTTCTCTTCGGCTTGACCTCTATCATTCCCGCCCTCTTCATGAGTTCGAGCATCTTCTTTCTCCTTATCATCTCAAGCTCGTCCATCCCCTCACCCCCGTTAGAAAAGAGAAAAAAGCGAGTTTAAAAAGGAATCCTTGAAAAAGAGTTCATATGGTCTTAATCGCCAGTTGCAAGGTGGATGGCCAGCAGAACTGCGAACAGAACGGCCAGGGCTATGTGGACTTTCTTCCAGTGGCCCAGTATGCCCACAAACTTCTTTGCCATTTTCCTGTCGTGCTTCTTCGCCGCGAGAAGAACCTTTCCGTGTATGTACCTGCCGATGAACCCGTTCAGGTTCAGCAGAACCAGTACGATGCCCATTGCGAGCCCCGTGCCTCCCGTGAGTCCCGAGTAGTTGTCGCATGAGAAGAAGTGGACGAAGACCAGCAGCGTTCCCGTTATGGTGAGGACGTGGTGGATGGTGAGGGGATACACCGGGCCAAAAATCGTCATGTATGGGTGCTCTGGCCTTATCTCAAAGCCCCACTCACTGGACTTCTTGTGGACTATGACGAGCTTTCTCTTGGTCAGGGAATAATAAACGACGCCAGCCGCTATAAGGCCCACTCCAAGGGCGGCGAGCCCGCCGTAGCCGGCCTCGTACTCGTTTTCTTCCCCGTCATCGTCCGCTAGGACAAGGGGAGCCATCAGAAGGATCAAAAGAAAGAAGACGAGAACCCGCTTCACCGAGCACCACCTCAGAAAGCGCCGCTCCCAAGGCCGCAGATCTTGGCGAACGGGCAGACCGAGCAGTCCTCGGTGTACGGCTTGAGATACGGTTCACCCTTGACGGCCTTGGTTATCTCCTTCGCCCTATCCATTGCCTCGTCGTCCCCCTCAAGGACGAGGGTGACGCTTCCCTCTGCACCGCCAGCACCGCCTGCCGCTATCGGGATCGCCTCCACGTCCGCCAGAATCCTGTATGCTTCCACCTCGGTAACCGGGTGGGAGTGCGGTATCGGCACGAGGGCGGAGTAAAGCCCCGTCCCCCAGTCGAAGGAGTATATGCCCGTCAGCTTTGCGCTCTCCTCGACAGGCGTCGGCACGAACTTCTCGAGGCTGACCGGCGTTATCGTGAAGACGCCCTTGGTTATAGTCCATCCGAATGTCTTGCCTATCGTCCCCCCGTCCGGGGCGGCGGCGAAGACGGCGACGTTCCAGTTGATGTCTATCGCGTTGGCGCCCTTAATGAAGACGTCCTTCGGCCCCATCCTCTTGAGGGCCTCAAGCGGGTCATCGAAGGGCTCACCCCTGTAGAGGACGAGGTGCTTCGGCCAAGTCTGCTTGGGCGTGACACATGTCCTGCCCTTGCTTATCACTCCAACGGTCCATTTTTCCTTCTCTATCTTCTCCCCGAGGATTTCCTCGGCTACGTAGGCGGCCGTTGTGCCGGTGGCTATGTACACGAAGCCGTGCTTGAGGGCGTGCTGAACTTCGGGCATGGCCACGACGGCCTTTGCGATGAGTCTCTTGCTCTCGGGTGGTGTGAGGGTAACCAGGGCCCTTTTCATCCCAATCACCTCCATTAAAATCGGCGTCGAAAGGTATTAAACCTTCCTTTAGCTGAGCCGAGAAGACTTAGCTCACCCGAAAAGTTCGAGGCAGACGTTGCACTCCCCCGGGTCAACTTCGGGGTCAACCTCGGAGTGAATGGAGCAGACGTATCCCTTTCCAAGCATCTCCAGGGATATTTCTACTATTCTCCGATGTATCTCGTATTCGCCCGGCTTTTTCTCGACGATCTCCCGGGCAAGGGACTGGAGTTCCTCCTCTATATCGGGATAGCTGGAAACGTCCATCAACGCGCCCCTGTCCATCCGAAGATAGCGGGAAACTGCCGACTGTGTTATGTGGAGGAGCTCGGCTATCTCAGTCTGCTTCAGGCCCTTTTCGTAGAGTATCTCAACGAGCCTACGCCTGAGTGAAGGATACACGTAGCGCGAGGTCACTTCAAACGCGTTAGTCTTCATGATAGGTTTTATGACGGGTGGAATATTTAAGGGTTTCTGTCAAGCCCCCACTCAGGTTTACATGACATAAGTCATATAGTCGCTTTAGGTTAAGAAACCGCAAGGCTTTTATGAAGGACGCTTCATCTATAATCGAAGGATATGACACGTGTCATAAAGGAGGGATTGAAGATGATAAAAGTTCCGGAGAATTTGGATATGCTCTGCAACCAGTGTTCGATGAGTCTTGCCGGAGGATGTACGATAAGAGGAGTCTGCGGCAAGGACCCAGACCTCAACTCACTCCAGGAGGCGCTCCTCTATGGCATAAAGGGTACCTCGGCATACTACTACCACGCCCTTGAGGTCGGCTACGACGACCCGAGGATAGGCCACTTTTTGGCTGAGGCGCTGTATTCAACCCTTACCAACGTCAACTTTGACAAGAACCGCTTCCTTGAGCTTATCCTTGAGAACGGAAGGGTTCACCTTGAGGCCATGAAGCTCCTCGATAGGGCCTACGTTGAGACCTTCGGAAGGCCCGAACCCGTCGAAGTCCCGACCGGAACTGCCGAGGGACACGGCATACTCGTCACCGGCCACAGCTACAAAGCTCTATACGAACTCCTCAGGCAGATTGAGGAGAAAGGCCTTGAGGAGGAGATTAAGGTCTACACCCACGCCGAGATGTTCCCGGCCCATGCCTACCCCGAGCTGAGGAAGCTCAAGGCCCTCTACGGCAACTGGGGAGGGTCGTGGCTCTACCAGAAGAAGGAATTTGCTGAGTTTCCCGGCGTAATCCTGGGAACGAGCAACTGCGTCCAGCAGCCGACGAAAGCCTACCAGGACAGAATCTTCACCGTCGGAATAGCGGGTCTTGAGGGAGTCCCACACATAGAGGACTACAACTTCGAGCCGCTCATAAAGCGCACCCTTGAAACGCCGAGAATGGAGGCCTACGACGGTGGAAAGCTCCTCACCGGCTTCCACCACACCAACGTCCTGGCCATGAAGGACAGGCTCATAGAGCTGATCCAGGAGGGCAAGATAAGGCACATCTTCGTGGTCGGCGGCTGTGATACACCGCACAAGGGTATGGGCTACTACGAGAGGCTCACCGAGCTGATTCCCGACGATGCGCTCATACTCTCGGCAGCGTGTGGCAAGTTCCGCTACAACGCGAGGAACTACGGCACCATAGAGGGCATCCCGCGCTTCCTGGACTTCGGACAGTGCAACAACGTCTACTCGATAATTGAAATCGCAGTTGCACTGGCCAGCGAGCTCGGCACCGACGTCAACTCACTGCCGGTCAGCATAGTCCTGAGCTGGATGGAGCAGAAGGCCATAGCGATACTCTACTCGCTCCTCTACCTCGGGATAAAGGGCATCTACATCGGACCAAAACCGCCGGAGTTCCTGACTCCCAGTGTGTTTGAAATCCTCAGGAGACAGTTCGACCTCAGACTTACCGGTGACCCCGAGAAGGATCTAAAGGATATGCTGAGCAAGGGCATCAGCGTCGATGAGAGTGCCCCGCTCGCGGAGGAGCTGGATTGAGGCTCCCTTTCTTTTAATCTTTGCCATGTAATTGTTTCATTGTTGAATTATGCAACTTAAGAATAAGGGGGAGTTAAAGAAAAGTCTCACCTCTTTTCCAGCGCCTTCAGCTCCGCCATCATCTCTTTGAACTTCTCGTCGCTCATGCCGATGAGCTCCTTTGCTCCCCTCAGGGTTATCGTCCTCGCGAGGGTCT
This portion of the Thermococcus sp. genome encodes:
- a CDS encoding PIN domain-containing protein codes for the protein MHSLTEVIEKPELQILLNVLGEVRVSYPLYGINLLRAKPIETGYRVEVTVDRREFNERVPEYLSHELPTYTDFYETFISSGIILYDNVDEFLQNLELYERLKKGVAFAPDTNLFYHRFISGFRPLDRYQIVVAEGVKKEIENAMNYKYRHRELEEIRREVRNGTLVREFSNRRTKKSRKAAYIALKEFERLKDRIIIAENVKEPAHNNDEIIVKSLKHYDNMTPTLLVFLTADIAITDVAEMEGLEYFLFRYPRRELGRHDVTAYQLRTLLFNLAAVFGVIEVNGIIVFGEFGGKGGLNELKLVFPTENRVYHEFEFHLKLSRKLMRIMGGR
- a CDS encoding DUF2284 domain-containing protein — encoded protein: MRVLWEKEIPADEIVVSPRPVWKCRSCPMYGKRPGCPPHVPGWREAKEWVRHFKKALIIKFEVNMDRFEQDKREALLYLLKREEELFREGKMYATALFPGNCNLCDDCPFERGEPCRMPTKVRPSLCAIGIEMGRIVRMDFSESVLYGMVLVE
- a CDS encoding DUF257 family protein → MLTPIRLSGGVKNENGSDILDALKPGETVIIEYDSLTSPVACFHYIVKWAKERGHRIVIDDVLDTLYLYRAHLKLAGIDVRDIDDVEVIKEAGLLDVGKVVARLELKQYAIRKVEYERVYEPLLERGVVVDIVLGSEKLFVISDIKAGMNLINAILSYTGDERRIAFYFINKDLLEINNPRILPLLEEVATTVIKMTKEKSQYLLSVMKSITPEIEGVTLPLKRDY
- a CDS encoding SDR family NAD(P)-dependent oxidoreductase, with the translated sequence MHVELKGKVALVTGGGRGIGRAIAIALAEKGANVAVNYAHSREKAEETAELCRSYGVDAIAVKADVSNREEVRKMVEEIINHFERIDILVNNAGILGRALKPMEVTDDDWDAVLGVNLKGAFIVTQEVLRYMKRGKIVNIASIAGKDGGTVGPHYAASKGGLIALTFNLARHLAPDILVNAVAPGPVDTELISPEIKERLRSLSLTGEIARPEEIAHAVIFLLENDHITGELIDVNGGRLMD
- a CDS encoding YbhB/YbcL family Raf kinase inhibitor-like protein, with translation MDLEIGSIFHNGEYIPVEFTCDGENVNPPIFIGHIDPKAKSLVIIMDDPDAPGGTFTHWIAWNIPPLGEIPKGVPPQPEVDAPVHVVQGRNDFGRIGYGGPCPPRGHGVHHYHFKVYALDTTLNIKPGSSREELERAMAGHVIQWGELVGLYERK
- a CDS encoding CGP-CTERM sorting domain-containing protein produces the protein MRKLVLFFIGLLVFSTVSYALAETQIDPSKLHFYMYGLETCPHCQKMKEEIPKFYGENSLTYYELINNEENNKLFSAQYKYTGIAGVPAIGIAYDGKLVAIVEGEYNVSATPKIVQAALDNGGLILFTGGQAYIIKNETIIQELQAIYVEHRMPEESQTTTTTESETPSSTTTDSGNGICGPGIVAVLAVIPLVLWKKRR
- a CDS encoding cytochrome c biogenesis protein CcdA, whose product is MRSEIKGLAIILLVSFGVSSLALWALGMVDFIPKFFALAMSDSINPCTFVIYTMLLIALSVREISKRRLYFIGAAFIAAVYISYYLLGVGLLYFAGYLPLWVAGAAAIVFGAYTIATGLMEKSRVGDKSKIRRRIFSSDATAVGAFTLGVIVSTTLLPCSAGSYLVYAIIISKGGQALAFLLLALYNIVFVLPLVVILLAMGSVTESKRFSQAMVRHSRELSVVAGMLLIAIGIWVLTGASL
- a CDS encoding thioredoxin family protein gives rise to the protein MDELEMIRRKKMLELMKRAGMIEVKPKRKVVIEVITSPGCPYCPIAWAMAQELERKYEGVVARELSVATPEGQRKAMEHNIMGTPTVLIDNRVEFIGVPNFAEFERRVREKLGLE
- a CDS encoding transcriptional regulator codes for the protein MKTNAFEVTSRYVYPSLRRRLVEILYEKGLKQTEIAELLHITQSAVSRYLRMDRGALMDVSSYPDIEEELQSLAREIVEKKPGEYEIHRRIVEISLEMLGKGYVCSIHSEVDPEVDPGECNVCLELFG
- the hcp gene encoding hydroxylamine reductase, encoding MIKVPENLDMLCNQCSMSLAGGCTIRGVCGKDPDLNSLQEALLYGIKGTSAYYYHALEVGYDDPRIGHFLAEALYSTLTNVNFDKNRFLELILENGRVHLEAMKLLDRAYVETFGRPEPVEVPTGTAEGHGILVTGHSYKALYELLRQIEEKGLEEEIKVYTHAEMFPAHAYPELRKLKALYGNWGGSWLYQKKEFAEFPGVILGTSNCVQQPTKAYQDRIFTVGIAGLEGVPHIEDYNFEPLIKRTLETPRMEAYDGGKLLTGFHHTNVLAMKDRLIELIQEGKIRHIFVVGGCDTPHKGMGYYERLTELIPDDALILSAACGKFRYNARNYGTIEGIPRFLDFGQCNNVYSIIEIAVALASELGTDVNSLPVSIVLSWMEQKAIAILYSLLYLGIKGIYIGPKPPEFLTPSVFEILRRQFDLRLTGDPEKDLKDMLSKGISVDESAPLAEELD